In Streptomyces sannanensis, the DNA window GTACGAGGTGCGCATCCGCGGCTCCATGGACCGCGTCGAGCAGGACGCGCACGGCCGGGCCTACGTCGTGGACTTCAAGACCGGCAAGGCGGCCCCCACCAGGGAGGAAGTGGCCGGTCACCCGCAGCTGGCCGTCTACCAGCTGGCGGTCCGCGAGGGCGCGGTGGACGAGGTCTTCGACGGCCGCCGCCCGGAGCCGGGCGGCGCGGAACTGGTCCATCTGCGCCAGGCGGCCGCGAAGAAGGACGGCGGCGACGCCCTCCCCAAGGTCCAGGCGCAGGAACCCCTGTCCGGCGAATGGGTCGGCGACCTGCTCGCCACGGCGGCCGGCCGGGTCCTGGACGAACGTTTCACCCCGTCCACGGGAGGCCACTGCGCCACCTGCTCCTTCCACGCGTCGTGCAGCGCGCGGCCGGAGGGCCGGCACGTCGTGGAGTGAGTGTGGCCGGAATCACGCTTCTCAGATACATCCTTTTGCTTGCCTCCGCGGTCGCGTAAGTGCGGTGTAAGCAAGTTCAAGGAGAGACACACGGTGACGAACCGTAAGTTCCTGGTCGCGGCGACTGTCTGCGCGACCGCGCTGGCCGGCCTGACCGGCTGCAGCAGTGACAAGGGCAAGGACGCGGCGGACGACAAGAAGCCGAGCGCGTCGCAGGAGTCCAAGGCACCGGCGGACCCGTTCGCGGGCATGACCGCGGACCAGATAGCCGACAAGGCGCTGGACACGACGAAGGCCGCCGACTCGCTCAAGGCGATGGGCATCGCCAGGTCGGACAAGAAGGAGCTGCAGTTCGACGTCTCCGTCAGCAAGCAGGGCGACTGCCAGGGCAAGCTGACCGACGCGGGCGCCACGGCCGACCTCGTCTCGGTCGACAAGGCCGTGTACATCAAGGGCGACAGCAAGTTCTGGGAGCAGACGGGCAAGGAGGACGGTTCCTCCCCGGAGGAGACCGCCGCCATGGTCGAGCTCCTCAAGGGCCGCTGGCTCAAGGTCCCCGCCGAGGACAACTCGGCGGAGGACGACCTGGGCGCGATCTGTGACACGGACACCCTGTTCGAGGAGGCCGACCAGGCCAAGACCGGCCTGACCAAGGGGCAGAATACCGAGGTCAACGGCCAGTCCGCGGTGACGCTGACCAAGAAGGACGGCGACGAGACCACCACCCTCCACGTGGCCACCGAGGGCGAGCCGTACCTTCTGAAGGTCACCGTCGAGGGCGGCAAGGATCCGGGCGAGGCGTCCTTCAGCGACTTCAACAAGCCGATCACCGTCACGGCCCCGCCGGCCGACCAGGTGATGGACCCGACGAAGCTGGGCTGACACCCACGCGCAGCGGGGGCCGTTGATTGTCGGCGGTCCCCGTCAACCTCTTCGAGGTGTCATCCTGCATCACCGATCCCGAGCAGCTCAAGGAGCTCCTCGGGATTCCGTTCACCCCGGAGCAGACGGCCTGTATCGCCGCGCCGCCCCGCAGGTCGGTGGCCGGAGCCGGGTCCGGGTCCGGGAAGACAACGGTTGTCAGGCGCCGGGCGCCGCGACAGCGAGTCCGACTCCCTCGGCGGCCTTGAGCAGTCGCTGGTCGTATGTGACGAATGTGAGTGGCTCTGCGCCGGGCTGCCCGGCCAGCAGTTGCGCGGTCGCCAGGTGAATCGCGTCGAGTGAGCGCAGGTGCGGGTCCTGATAGGCGGCGGCCGTGGAACGTACGGCCTGATCGATCTCCAGGCGGTACAGCCTGGTCAGCGCACCGGGCACGCCTGCCAGAGCCTGGGGGGCGGACCGCCGAAGGGCGCGCGGCACTTCCACCTCGACGAGCGCGGAGGAGACCAGCGCTTCGTCCGGCCGCTCATTGATCCAGACGGCCAGTTCGGCGCCGGCGTGCTCCCGACGGACCATCTTCACGACGGCCGCCGAGTCGAGATAGATCACCAGCGCTCCTCGTCACGCATTGCGGAGAGCTCCGCCGCCGAATCGATTGCGGGGTCGCCCAGCACGGGCGGCAGCACGACCGGGCCGCTCACGGTCGGTGCGACGGCCCGACCCTCGGCGACGAGGCGGTCGAGCAGGGACTGGGTGCTGGTGATGGGTACGAGCCGGGCCACGGCTGTTCCGCTCACGGTCACCTCCAAGGACTCGCCGCGCTGCACCCGGGCGAGCACGGCGCTGGTGTTCTGATTGAGCTCGCGTACAGGGATGCGGTCCATGCTCACAGCGTAGAACGCGGTGTTCTACGTCGGTAGCGGTCCTTCGCTCGAACGAGTGACCGGTCGCACGCGGTCGACCGGCCTCCGCTGTCAGCGACTCCCATTAACCTCTTTGGGGTGTCCGCCCGCATCACCGATCCCGAGCAACTCAAGGAGCTCCTCGGGATTCCGTTCACCCCGGAGCAGACGGCCTGCATTACCGCGCCGCCCGCCCCGCAGGTCATCGTGGCCGGAGCCGGGTCCGGGAAGACGACGGTGATGGCCGCGCGCGTGGTGTGGCTGGTAGGCACCGGACAGGTCGCGCCGGAGCAGGTCCTCGGGCTGACGTTCACGAACAAGGCGGCCGGGGAGCTCGCCGAGCGCGTCCGTACCGCGCTGGTAAGGGCCGGGGTCACCGACCCCGAGACCATCGACCCCGCCCACCCGTCGCCCGGCCACCACCCCTCGACGACGGCGCTGCGCGCCGACCCCGACTGTTCGCCGGGCGAGCCCCGCATCTCCACGTACCACGCCTTCGCCGGGCAGCTGCTCACCGACCACGGCCTGCGCATCGGCATCGAGCCCACCACCCGGCTGCTCGCCGACGCCACCCGGTACCAGCTCGCGGCGCGCGTGCTGCGCGCGGCGCCCGGACCGTACCCGGCTCTCACCAGGTCCTTCTCCTCGCTGGTCAGCGACGTCCTCGCGCTGGACGCCGAACTCGCCGAGCACCTGGTACGCCCCGAGGACCTGCGCGCCTACGACTCCGGTCTGCTGGACACCCTTGCCGCCGCCCGCCTTACCAACGCCGACCTGCGCAAAGTCCCCGAAGCCGCCGCCGCCCGCCGGGAACTGCTCGATCTCGTGGAGCGCTACCGCCGGGCCAAGCGCGCCCGCGACCTGCTCGACTTCGGCGACCAGATCGCGCTCTCCGCCGAACTGGCGCTCACCCGCCCCGAGGCCGGCCGGATCCTGCGCGACGAGTTCCGGGTCGTCCTGCTCGACGAGTACCAGGACACCTCCGTCGCCCAGCGCCTGCTCCTCTCCGGCCTCTTCGGCAACCGCACCGGTCATGCCGTCACCGCGGTCGGCGACCCCTGTCAGGCCATCTACGGCTGGCGCGGCGCGTCCGTTGCCAACCTTGACGACTTCCCCGAACACTTCTCATACGCCGACGGCAGCCCCGCCACCCGCTTCGCGCTCAGTGAGAACCGCCGCAGCGGCGGACGCCTCCTGGACCTCGCCAACGGCCTGGCCGCACCGCTGCGCGCCATGCACGAGGGCGTCGAGGCACTGCGCCCCGCACCCGGCGCCGAGCGCGACGGAGTGGTGCGCTGCGCCCTGCTCCGTACGCACGCGGAGGAGATCGAATGGCTCGCCGACTCGGTCGCCCACCTGGTGCGTACGGGTACGGCACCCGGCGAGGTGGCCGTCCTGTGCCGCACGGCCGCGGACTTCGCCGAGATCCAGGGCGCGCTGGTGGCCCGCGATGTGCCCGTCGAGGTCGTCGGCCTCTCCGGGCTGCTCCACCTGCCCGAGATCGCCGACCTGGTCGCCATGTGCGAGGTCCTCCAGGACCCGGGCGCCAATGCCTCCCTCGTACGGCTCCTCACCGGCCCACGCTGGCGTATCGGCCCCCGCGACCTGGCACTGCTCGGGCGCCGGGCCCGGCTGCTCGTGGCACGCGAGCGCGGCAGCACGGACGACCCGGACCAGCGCCTCGCGGACGCCGTCGAGGGCGTCGACCCGGCCGAGGTGATATCGCTCGCCGACGCGCTCGACACTTTCAGGGCTGCCGACGACACGGACGCCCTGCCCTTCTCGGCGGAGGCCCGCATCCGCTTCGCCCGGTTCGCCGCCGAGCTGCGCGAGCTGCGGCGCTCCCTCGCCGACCCGCTGATGGACGTACTGCACCGGGTCCTGGCCGTCACCGGCCTGGAGGTCGAGCTGTCCGCCTCGCCGCACGCCCTGGCCGCCCGCCGCCGGGAGACCCTGGCCAACTTCCTGGACGTCGCGGCGGGCTTCGCCGCCCTCGACGGCGAAGCGACCCTGCTCGCCTTCCTCGGCTTCCTGCGCACGGCAGCGCAGTACGAGAAGGGCCTGGACAACGCCCTGCCCGGCGGCGAGAACACCGTGAAGGTCCTCACCGCCCACAAGTCCAAGGGCCTGGAGTGGGACGTCGTCGCCGTCCCGGGTCTGGTCGACGGCCACTTCCCGAGCACCAGGGCCCGCGAGGCCTGGACCTCCCAGGCCAAGGTCCTGCCGCACGCCCTGCGCGGCGATGCGGCGACGCTGCCCGACATCCCGTCCTGGGATGCCAAGGGCCTGAAGTCCTTCAAGGAAGACATGAAGGACCACCAGCACACCGAGGAGCTCCGCCTCGGCTATGTCACCTTCACCCGCCCGCGCTCCCTGCTGCTCGGCTCCGGCCACTGGTGGGGCCCGGAACAGAAGAAGCCCCGAGGCCCCTCCGACTTCCTCCACGCCCTGTACGAGCACTGCGCGGCGGGTCACGGCGAGATCGAGGCCTGGGCGGACGCCCCTGAGGAGGGCGAGGAGAACCCGGCCCTGAACGAATCCGCCCAGGACCACGCCTGGCCCCTGCCGCTGGATCAGACGGCCCTGTCCCGCCGCCGCGCGGCGGCGGACAAGGTCCTGGCCCACCTGGACGCCCTCGCAGCCGGCCCGGCGCACTCGGGTCGCCTGGACGGAGGGCGTGAAGCCGCAGCCGCTCCGGCGCCCGAGGACTCGGGTTGCCTGGACGGAGGGCGTCAGGTTCCAGCCCGTCCGGCGATTGAGGACGGACACTCCGGCCGACCCGGCGGTGAGTGCCACGACCATGCTCGTCCGGCGTTCGAGGACGAGGCACCGGACTTCCACGGCGACCCCGACCGGCCCGAGGACGAGCCGGACCTGAGCGACTGGGACACCTGGACCACGACACCGGCGGACTCCGCACCGGCGGACTCTGCACCGGCGGACCCCACACCGGCGGACTCCGCACCGGCGGACCGCTCACCGGACCACCGCGGCGCCCGCCCCCTCGCGGAGCCGGACACCGCCCGCCCGCGTGAGCAAGCGCACCCCACCGTCCCCGCGCAGCGGCACGCGCACACTCGCCTCACGCCCGAGGAGGCGCGCACCGTCGCCTCCTGGGACCGGGACCTGGACGCCCTCGCCGAAGAGCTGACGAGGGCCCGGGCGACGACCCGGGACGTCGTCGTACCGCCCTCCCTCACCGCCTCGCAGCTACTGCGCCTCGCCGCCGACCCGGAGGGCTTCGCGCAGGAGCTGGCCCGCCCCATGCCACGGCCGCCACAGCCGGCGGCCCGCCGTGGCACCCGGTTCCACGCCTGGGTGGAGGCCCGCTTCGAGGAGCTGCCGCTGCCTCTCCTGCTCGGCCCGGACGAGCTCCCGGGTGCGGACGAGTGGGACGAGAACGAGCCGGAGATCGCCGACGAGCGCGATCTCGCCGCGCTCAAGGAGGCGTTCGAGCGCACCCCGTACGCCCGCCGCACCCCGTACCGCATCGAGGAGCCGTTCCAGCTCACGCTCGCGGGCCGGGTGATCCGAGGTCGTATCGACGCCGTGTACCGCACGGAGACCGGCTACGAGATCGTCGACTGGAAGACCGGCCACGAAGGATCCGCCGACCCCCTCCAGCTCGCCGTCTACCGGATCGGCTGGGCGGAACGCATCGGCATCGCACCCGAGCGGGTGGATGCCGCGTTCCTGTACGTACGGACCGGCGAGATCGTGCGTCCGGCCCACCTCCCGGGCCGCGCGGAGCTGGAACGGATCCTGCTGGGCGAGCCGAGGAGCGGAACGGGTTCCGAGCCACCCGCACCGGCCGGATAGGCTCAAGAGCATGAGCGAGACCCCGGACAGTGTCGTCCGCACGTACATCCAGACCCACCGCGCCGCCTTCCTCGACGACCTCGCCGAGTGGCTGCGCATCCCGTCCGTATCGGCGCAGCCGGAGCACGCGGACGATGTACGGCGCAGCGCCGACTGGCTCGCGGCGAAGCTCGAGGAGACCGGTTTCCCGACCGCCGAGGTGTGGCCCACTCCGGGCGCCCCGGCGGTCTTCGCGGAGTGGCCGTCCGGCGACCCGGACGCGCCCACGGTCCTGGTCTACGGCCACCACGACGTGCAGCCCGCCGCCCGCGAGGACGGCTGGCACACGGACCCCTTCGAGCCGGTCCTGAAGGACGGCCGCATGTACGCCCGCGGCGCCGCCGACGACAAGGGCCAGGTGTTCTTCCACACCCTGGGGGTACGCGCCCACCTCGCCGCGACCGGCCGCACCACCCCCGCCGTCAACCTCAAGCTCCTGATCGAGGGCGAGGAGGAGTCCGGCTCCCCGCACTTCCGTGACCTGGTCGAGGCCAACGCGGCCCGCCTCGCCGCCGACACGGTGATCGTCTCCGACACCGGCATGTGGGCCGAGGACACCCCGACGGTGTGCACCGGCATGCGCGGCCTCGCCGAGTGCGAGATCACGTTGTACGGCCCGGACCAGGACATCCACTCCGGCTCGTTCGGCGGCGCCGTGCCCAACCCGGCGACCGTCGCCGCCCGGCTGGTCGCCGCGCTGCACGACGACAACGAGCGGATCACCGTTCCCGGCTTCTACGACGGCATCGCGCCGCTCACCGACGAGGAACGCGAGCTCTTCGCCGAACTGCCCTTCGACGAGGAGCAGTGGCTGCGCACGGCCAAATCGCACGGCACCCTGGGCGAGGCCGGCCACACCACCCTGGAACGCCTCTGGGCCCGGCCGACCGCCGAGGTCAACGGCATCGGCGGCGGCTACCAGGGCCCCGGCGGCAAGACGATCATCCCGTCGAGCGCCATGGTCAAGCTCAGCTTCCGGCTGGTCGCGGGCCAGGACCCGGACCGTGTCGAGCAGTTGGTCGGGGAGTGGGTCGCGGCCCGCGTCCCGGCCGGCATCCGGCACGAGACCGTCTTCAGCGCCTCGACCCGGCCCTGCCTGACGCCGCTGGACCATCCGGCCCTGCAGTCCGTCGTACGGGCGATGGGACGCGCCTTCGGGCAGAAGATCCGCTTCACCCGTGAGGGTGGCTCGGGACCGGCCGCCGACCTCCAGGACGTACTGGGCGCACCCGTGCTCTTCCTGGGCATCTCCGTACCGTCCGACGGATGGCACGCCCCGAACGAGAAGGTCGAGCTCGATCTGCTCCTCAAGGGCGTCGAGACCTCCGCCCACCTGTGGGGCGACCTGGCGGCAGTCGCCGCGCACCGCTGAACGCATCGCTGAACAGACAACCGATCCACCCCCGGGGGAGTTGGAAAGCACCTGTGAGCACCTTCAGTGACACCACTGCCGGCACGACTGCCCGCCCGATCGACCTGACCGCCCCGAGCGGCATCGACCGTGCGGCCCACCATCGCCTCGACGAGGCCTGGCTCGCGGCGGCCTGGAGCCACCCGACGACCCGGGTCTTCGTGGTCTCCGGCGGTCAGGCACTGATCGACGACACCCCGGACGGGCGTACCGAACTCGTCATGACCCCGGCGTTCGAGGCCCCGCTCACCGAGACGCACCGCTACTTCCTCGGCACGGACGAGGAGGGGGTGAGCTACTTCGCGCTGCAGAAGGACACCCTTCCGGGCCGCATGGACCAGTCGGCGCGCGCGGCCGGGCTGCGCGAGGCGGGCCTGCTGCTCTCGCCGCGCGACGCCGGTCTGCTGGTCCACGCGGTGGCCCTGGAGAACTGGCAGCGGATGCACCGTTTCTGCTCCCGCTGCGGCGAGCGCACGAAGATCGCGGCGGCCGGGCACGTCCGGCGCTGCCCGGCCTGCGGTGCCGAGCACTACCCGCGCACCGACCCGGCCGTGATCATGCTGGTGACGGACGAGCAGGACCGGGCGCTGCTCGGTCGCCAGATGCACTGGCCCGAGGGACGCTTCTCGACGCTCGCGGGCTTCGTGGAGCCCGGCGAGTCGATCGAGCAGGCCGTGGTCCGCGAGGTGTGGGAGGAGGCGGGCGTCCGGGTCGGCGCGGTCGAGTACGTCGCCAGCCAGCCCTGGCCGTTCCCGTCCAGCCTGATGCTGGGCTTCATGGCCCGCGCGGTCTCGTCCGAGATCAACGTGGACGGCGAGGAGATCCACGAGGCCCGCTGGTTCTCGCGCGAGGAGCTGCAGGCCGCCTTCGAGTCCGGGGAGGTCGTCCCTCCGTCCGGCATCTCGATCGCGGCCCGCCTGGTGGAACTGTGGTACGGGCAGCCCCTGCCGAAGCCCGTCGTATGACGGCGTTCGACGCATCGGAGCGCCGGACCTGGGCCGGACGGGCCGAGGCGTACGAGAACAGCTTCGCCAGGCTGTGCTTCACACGGTGCCCATGCTGCTCGACGCCGCGGGAGTACGGGCCGGTGCCCGTGTGCTCGACGTCGGTACCGGTACCGCGGCGGTCGCGTGCGAGCGCGGGGCGGCCGTGACGGCCGTGGACGCCGAGCCCGGCATGGTCGCCCTGGCCTCGAAAGCCGTCCCGGCAGCCGATGTGCGGGTCGCGGCCCTGCCCGGCCTCCCCTTCGCCGACGACGCGTTCGACGCGGTGGTGGGCAACTTCGTGCTCAACCATGTCGGCCGGCCTCGCGCGGCCCTGGCGGAGCTGCGCCGGATCACGCGACCGGGAGGGACGATCGCGCTGACCATCTGGGCGGCTCCTGCCGCCGCCGGGCAGGCACTGTTCGGGCGTGCCCTTCAGGCGGCCGGTGTCACCAGGCCGGCTCACCTGCCCACGCTGGCACCCGAGGACGACTTTCCCCGGACGGGCGAGGGCCTCGCCGACCTGCTGAGGGGCGCCGGCCTCGCGGACGTCGCCTGCCGGACCCTCGCATGGAACCATCGGGCCGGCGCCGAGGAGTGGTGGAGCGGCCCGGCCGCGGGCGTGGCGTCGGTCGGGCAGGTGGT includes these proteins:
- a CDS encoding type II toxin-antitoxin system VapC family toxin yields the protein MIYLDSAAVVKMVRREHAGAELAVWINERPDEALVSSALVEVEVPRALRRSAPQALAGVPGALTRLYRLEIDQAVRSTAAAYQDPHLRSLDAIHLATAQLLAGQPGAEPLTFVTYDQRLLKAAEGVGLAVAAPGA
- a CDS encoding type II toxin-antitoxin system prevent-host-death family antitoxin; its protein translation is MDRIPVRELNQNTSAVLARVQRGESLEVTVSGTAVARLVPITSTQSLLDRLVAEGRAVAPTVSGPVVLPPVLGDPAIDSAAELSAMRDEERW
- a CDS encoding UvrD-helicase domain-containing protein; the protein is MSARITDPEQLKELLGIPFTPEQTACITAPPAPQVIVAGAGSGKTTVMAARVVWLVGTGQVAPEQVLGLTFTNKAAGELAERVRTALVRAGVTDPETIDPAHPSPGHHPSTTALRADPDCSPGEPRISTYHAFAGQLLTDHGLRIGIEPTTRLLADATRYQLAARVLRAAPGPYPALTRSFSSLVSDVLALDAELAEHLVRPEDLRAYDSGLLDTLAAARLTNADLRKVPEAAAARRELLDLVERYRRAKRARDLLDFGDQIALSAELALTRPEAGRILRDEFRVVLLDEYQDTSVAQRLLLSGLFGNRTGHAVTAVGDPCQAIYGWRGASVANLDDFPEHFSYADGSPATRFALSENRRSGGRLLDLANGLAAPLRAMHEGVEALRPAPGAERDGVVRCALLRTHAEEIEWLADSVAHLVRTGTAPGEVAVLCRTAADFAEIQGALVARDVPVEVVGLSGLLHLPEIADLVAMCEVLQDPGANASLVRLLTGPRWRIGPRDLALLGRRARLLVARERGSTDDPDQRLADAVEGVDPAEVISLADALDTFRAADDTDALPFSAEARIRFARFAAELRELRRSLADPLMDVLHRVLAVTGLEVELSASPHALAARRRETLANFLDVAAGFAALDGEATLLAFLGFLRTAAQYEKGLDNALPGGENTVKVLTAHKSKGLEWDVVAVPGLVDGHFPSTRAREAWTSQAKVLPHALRGDAATLPDIPSWDAKGLKSFKEDMKDHQHTEELRLGYVTFTRPRSLLLGSGHWWGPEQKKPRGPSDFLHALYEHCAAGHGEIEAWADAPEEGEENPALNESAQDHAWPLPLDQTALSRRRAAADKVLAHLDALAAGPAHSGRLDGGREAAAAPAPEDSGCLDGGRQVPARPAIEDGHSGRPGGECHDHARPAFEDEAPDFHGDPDRPEDEPDLSDWDTWTTTPADSAPADSAPADPTPADSAPADRSPDHRGARPLAEPDTARPREQAHPTVPAQRHAHTRLTPEEARTVASWDRDLDALAEELTRARATTRDVVVPPSLTASQLLRLAADPEGFAQELARPMPRPPQPAARRGTRFHAWVEARFEELPLPLLLGPDELPGADEWDENEPEIADERDLAALKEAFERTPYARRTPYRIEEPFQLTLAGRVIRGRIDAVYRTETGYEIVDWKTGHEGSADPLQLAVYRIGWAERIGIAPERVDAAFLYVRTGEIVRPAHLPGRAELERILLGEPRSGTGSEPPAPAG
- a CDS encoding dipeptidase; this encodes MSETPDSVVRTYIQTHRAAFLDDLAEWLRIPSVSAQPEHADDVRRSADWLAAKLEETGFPTAEVWPTPGAPAVFAEWPSGDPDAPTVLVYGHHDVQPAAREDGWHTDPFEPVLKDGRMYARGAADDKGQVFFHTLGVRAHLAATGRTTPAVNLKLLIEGEEESGSPHFRDLVEANAARLAADTVIVSDTGMWAEDTPTVCTGMRGLAECEITLYGPDQDIHSGSFGGAVPNPATVAARLVAALHDDNERITVPGFYDGIAPLTDEERELFAELPFDEEQWLRTAKSHGTLGEAGHTTLERLWARPTAEVNGIGGGYQGPGGKTIIPSSAMVKLSFRLVAGQDPDRVEQLVGEWVAARVPAGIRHETVFSASTRPCLTPLDHPALQSVVRAMGRAFGQKIRFTREGGSGPAADLQDVLGAPVLFLGISVPSDGWHAPNEKVELDLLLKGVETSAHLWGDLAAVAAHR
- the nudC gene encoding NAD(+) diphosphatase is translated as MSTFSDTTAGTTARPIDLTAPSGIDRAAHHRLDEAWLAAAWSHPTTRVFVVSGGQALIDDTPDGRTELVMTPAFEAPLTETHRYFLGTDEEGVSYFALQKDTLPGRMDQSARAAGLREAGLLLSPRDAGLLVHAVALENWQRMHRFCSRCGERTKIAAAGHVRRCPACGAEHYPRTDPAVIMLVTDEQDRALLGRQMHWPEGRFSTLAGFVEPGESIEQAVVREVWEEAGVRVGAVEYVASQPWPFPSSLMLGFMARAVSSEINVDGEEIHEARWFSREELQAAFESGEVVPPSGISIAARLVELWYGQPLPKPVV